A stretch of the Microcella sp. genome encodes the following:
- a CDS encoding DUF3817 domain-containing protein: MAIGPQPRDIPLITRTVSIFKVSSIVTGIFLLGLVVMMVTRYGFGRDIELGGESGFLALTPIDTLTGFNVSIFLLTVHGWLYVLYLACNFVLWRVVYLGSVPWAFLRFLWIAMGGIVPFLSFYFERQVPREVAQIVAAIEARHVSSEATA; the protein is encoded by the coding sequence ATGGCGATCGGCCCTCAGCCCCGGGATATTCCCCTCATCACGCGCACCGTCTCGATCTTCAAGGTCTCGTCGATCGTCACCGGCATCTTTCTGCTCGGCCTCGTTGTCATGATGGTGACGCGGTACGGGTTCGGTCGAGACATTGAGCTGGGCGGCGAGAGCGGATTCCTCGCTCTGACCCCGATCGATACGCTCACGGGCTTCAACGTGTCGATCTTCCTGCTCACGGTGCACGGCTGGCTCTACGTGCTCTACCTCGCGTGCAACTTCGTGCTGTGGCGCGTCGTCTACCTCGGGTCGGTGCCGTGGGCGTTCTTGCGCTTCCTGTGGATCGCCATGGGGGGCATCGTGCCGTTCTTGTCGTTCTACTTCGAACGGCAGGTTCCCCGTGAGGTCGCGCAGATCGTCGCCGCGATCGAAGCCCGGCACGTGAGCTCGGAGGCCACCGCATGA
- the guaA gene encoding glutamine-hydrolyzing GMP synthase — translation MSDTDQRPVLVVDFGAQYAQLIARRVREANVYSEIVPHTITAAEVAALNPAGIVLSGGPSSVYEPGSPSLDPGILQLGVPVMGICYGFQVMAQQLGGEVAKTGRREYGATTMTVHGDGGALLAGQPESQTTWMSHGDSVAKAPEGFAVLASTDDTPVAAFASDERRLYGVQWHPEVKHSEFGQRVLENFLHHAAGIAADWNSGSVIAEQVERIRAQVGDARVICGLSGGVDSAVAAALVHEAVGDQLVCVFVDHGLLRADERRQVEEDYVAATGIRLVTVDAREQFLDALTGVTDPETKRKIIGREFIRTFENAAEALVLEAQGEGEAVKYLVQGTLYPDVVESGGGTGTANIKSHHNVGGLPDDLEFELVEPLRTLFKDEVRAIGRELGLPEPIVARQPFPGPGLGIRIIGEVTQERLDLLREADAIVRAELTAAGLDTEIWQCPVVLLADVRSVGVQGDGRTYGHPIVLRPVSSEDAMTADWTRVPSDVLARISNRITNEVDGVNRVVLDVTSKPPGTIEWE, via the coding sequence ATGAGCGATACCGACCAGCGCCCCGTGCTCGTCGTCGACTTCGGCGCGCAGTACGCCCAGTTGATCGCGCGTCGCGTGCGCGAGGCCAACGTCTACAGCGAGATCGTGCCCCACACCATCACGGCGGCTGAGGTCGCAGCGCTCAACCCCGCCGGCATCGTGTTGAGCGGCGGCCCTTCGAGCGTCTACGAACCGGGTTCTCCGAGTCTCGACCCCGGCATCCTGCAGCTGGGAGTGCCCGTCATGGGCATCTGCTACGGCTTTCAGGTCATGGCGCAGCAGCTCGGTGGCGAGGTCGCGAAGACCGGCCGCCGCGAGTACGGCGCGACCACGATGACCGTTCACGGCGACGGCGGTGCTTTGCTCGCTGGCCAGCCCGAGAGCCAGACCACGTGGATGAGCCACGGCGACTCGGTCGCGAAGGCGCCCGAGGGCTTCGCGGTGCTGGCGAGCACTGACGACACCCCGGTCGCGGCTTTCGCGAGTGACGAGCGCCGGCTCTATGGCGTGCAGTGGCACCCCGAGGTCAAGCACTCAGAGTTTGGCCAGCGCGTGCTCGAGAACTTCTTGCACCATGCGGCGGGGATCGCCGCCGACTGGAACAGCGGCAGCGTCATTGCCGAGCAGGTCGAGCGCATCCGCGCGCAGGTCGGTGACGCGCGCGTCATCTGCGGGCTCTCGGGCGGTGTCGACAGCGCCGTGGCGGCTGCCCTCGTGCACGAAGCGGTCGGCGATCAGCTCGTCTGCGTCTTCGTCGATCATGGTCTGCTGCGCGCCGACGAGCGTCGCCAGGTCGAGGAAGACTACGTAGCCGCGACGGGCATCCGTCTCGTGACCGTGGATGCTCGCGAGCAGTTTCTTGACGCGCTCACGGGTGTCACCGACCCCGAGACAAAGCGCAAGATTATCGGCCGCGAGTTCATCCGCACCTTCGAGAACGCGGCCGAGGCGCTCGTGCTCGAGGCGCAGGGCGAGGGCGAGGCGGTGAAGTATCTCGTGCAGGGCACGCTGTACCCCGACGTTGTCGAGTCGGGCGGCGGTACCGGCACGGCCAACATCAAGAGCCACCACAACGTCGGCGGGCTGCCCGACGACCTCGAGTTCGAGCTCGTCGAGCCGTTGCGCACGCTCTTCAAAGACGAGGTGCGCGCTATCGGCCGCGAGCTGGGGCTGCCCGAGCCGATCGTGGCACGGCAGCCGTTCCCCGGCCCCGGGCTGGGCATCCGCATCATCGGCGAGGTGACGCAGGAGCGCCTCGACCTGTTGCGCGAGGCCGACGCGATCGTGCGCGCCGAGCTCACCGCAGCCGGGCTCGACACCGAGATCTGGCAGTGCCCGGTCGTGCTGCTCGCCGACGTGCGCTCAGTGGGAGTGCAAGGCGATGGGCGCACCTATGGCCACCCGATCGTGCTGCGGCCCGTGTCGTCAGAAGACGCGATGACGGCCGATTGGACCCGTGTGCCCTCCGACGTGCTCGCCCGCATCTCGAACCGCATCACGAATGAGGTCGACGGTGTGAACCGGGTCGTGCTGGACGTCACGTCGAAGCCCCCCGGAACGATTGAATGGGAATAG
- a CDS encoding glycerophosphodiester phosphodiesterase family protein translates to MSEPAAASSAHPDARPLVIAHRGASGYRPEHTESAYRLALALGAEAIEPDVVATRDGELVLRHENEISGTTDVADHTEFADRRTTREIDGERITGWFTEDFTWAELSTLRARERLPQVRPASARFDGRFGLLRLRDLQRLIDEAPPAPGTGRPVRLVVEVKHATYFAGRGLPLDELVEAELRGWGQRGQLVVEAFEQTVLGQLRARGLPAEYVYLLEKSGSAADLVARHGAAAISYAGQLTDAGLGRIAAAGIDGVSVDTALLVKAEPRGAGQPGSPWTPVGNGIAASDLVDRARAAGLATYTWTLRAENRFLPAPCRIGASAAAPGDWMTFFQAVMRTGLDGVFADQPDLALEARAAL, encoded by the coding sequence GTGAGTGAGCCCGCTGCCGCGTCGTCAGCGCATCCGGATGCGCGCCCGCTCGTCATCGCCCACCGCGGCGCCAGCGGCTATCGCCCCGAGCACACCGAGTCGGCGTATCGGCTCGCGCTCGCGCTGGGGGCCGAGGCGATCGAGCCCGATGTGGTCGCGACGCGCGACGGCGAGCTTGTGCTGCGGCACGAGAACGAGATCTCGGGCACGACCGATGTCGCCGATCACACCGAGTTCGCCGACCGGCGCACGACGCGCGAGATCGACGGTGAGCGCATCACGGGCTGGTTCACCGAAGACTTCACCTGGGCCGAGCTGAGCACGCTGCGGGCTCGAGAGCGGCTGCCGCAGGTGCGTCCGGCGTCGGCGCGGTTCGACGGGCGCTTCGGCCTGCTGCGCCTGCGCGACCTGCAGCGGCTCATCGACGAGGCACCGCCCGCCCCGGGCACGGGTCGACCGGTGCGCCTCGTCGTCGAGGTGAAGCACGCCACCTACTTCGCCGGGCGCGGCCTGCCACTCGATGAGCTCGTCGAGGCCGAGCTGCGCGGCTGGGGCCAGCGGGGCCAGCTCGTCGTCGAGGCATTCGAACAGACCGTGCTCGGGCAGCTACGGGCCCGCGGCCTGCCCGCCGAGTACGTCTACCTGCTCGAGAAGTCGGGCAGCGCGGCCGACCTCGTCGCGCGCCACGGAGCGGCGGCGATCTCCTATGCCGGCCAACTCACCGACGCCGGGTTGGGGCGCATCGCCGCCGCAGGCATCGACGGGGTGAGCGTCGACACGGCGCTACTCGTGAAGGCCGAGCCGCGGGGCGCAGGCCAGCCCGGCTCGCCCTGGACGCCCGTCGGCAACGGCATCGCAGCATCCGACCTCGTCGATCGTGCGCGCGCCGCGGGGCTCGCGACGTACACCTGGACCCTCCGCGCCGAGAACCGCTTCCTGCCCGCCCCCTGCCGCATCGGCGCGAGCGCGGCCGCGCCCGGCGACTGGATGACGTTCTTCCAGGCCGTCATGCGCACGGGGCTCGACGGCGTCTTCGCCGATCAGCCCGACCTCGCGCTCGAGGCCCGCGCCGCGCTCTGA
- a CDS encoding DUF4190 domain-containing protein, producing the protein MSAPADEARTDEFEPRFEPMPYAGLPHEAPPVARPRPKLNTLAVASLILAVMLSPLAALFGHIAAAQIGRSRGTERGAVIAWIAVGLGYVWLVGAIVIGVVVWRVLNG; encoded by the coding sequence ATGAGCGCCCCCGCAGACGAGGCCCGCACGGATGAGTTCGAACCGCGGTTCGAGCCCATGCCGTACGCGGGCCTGCCGCACGAGGCGCCGCCGGTGGCGCGCCCGCGGCCGAAGCTCAATACGCTCGCCGTCGCCTCCCTCATCCTCGCCGTCATGCTCAGCCCGCTCGCCGCGCTGTTCGGGCACATCGCCGCGGCGCAGATCGGTCGATCGCGCGGCACCGAGCGCGGAGCCGTCATCGCGTGGATCGCGGTCGGGCTGGGCTACGTCTGGCTCGTCGGAGCGATCGTCATCGGCGTGGTCGTCTGGCGCGTGCTGAACGGATGA
- a CDS encoding Bax inhibitor-1/YccA family protein, giving the protein MATSNPAFSNSPAFTQSATKAIQWTQEPSAQQLDELYARSSATPEQMDRMTYENTIVKTVIAFVVLLAGAAVGWIIPALTIPAAIIGFVLALVNIFKKQPSPPLVLAYAAVQGVFVGGISMLYNTMWDGIVVQAVLGTFAVVGITLALFASGKIRATKRATKIFMVAIIGYAAFSLINFGLMIFGVTESMFGLRDTIFLGMPLGFWLGILVILLAAYSLVLDFESIKTGVQRGAPAVWGWQAAFGIMVTVIWLYLEILRLLAILRGE; this is encoded by the coding sequence ATGGCCACTTCCAACCCCGCATTCTCGAACTCCCCTGCCTTCACGCAGAGCGCCACCAAGGCGATTCAGTGGACCCAGGAGCCCTCGGCGCAGCAGCTCGACGAGCTGTACGCCCGCTCGTCGGCGACGCCCGAGCAGATGGACCGCATGACGTACGAGAACACGATCGTCAAGACCGTGATCGCGTTCGTGGTGCTGCTGGCTGGCGCTGCCGTGGGCTGGATCATTCCCGCACTGACGATCCCGGCCGCGATTATCGGCTTCGTGCTCGCGCTCGTCAACATCTTCAAGAAGCAGCCGTCGCCGCCCCTCGTTCTCGCCTACGCCGCGGTGCAGGGTGTCTTCGTGGGCGGCATTTCGATGCTGTACAACACCATGTGGGACGGCATCGTGGTGCAGGCCGTGCTCGGCACGTTCGCGGTCGTCGGCATCACGCTCGCGCTCTTCGCGAGCGGCAAGATCCGAGCCACGAAGCGCGCGACGAAGATCTTCATGGTGGCGATCATCGGCTACGCGGCCTTCTCGCTCATCAACTTCGGCCTCATGATCTTCGGCGTGACCGAGAGCATGTTCGGTCTGCGCGACACGATCTTCCTCGGCATGCCGCTGGGCTTCTGGCTCGGAATTCTCGTGATCCTGCTCGCGGCGTACTCGCTCGTGCTCGACTTCGAGTCGATCAAGACCGGGGTTCAGCGCGGCGCGCCGGCCGTCTGGGGCTGGCAGGCCGCCTTCGGCATCATGGTCACGGTCATCTGGCTGTACCTCGAGATCCTTCGCCTGCTCGCCATTCTGCGCGGCGAGTAG
- a CDS encoding cell wall-binding repeat-containing protein translates to MTRTRPFGVRALSSIAALSLAATGLAVIAASPAAAAPAVVYDSIPDPMPPAYSSLGFQATSTSAFGDYIQLGGGNRIITEVTVGLTNWSCENWESGANPCVTTPGSSFDHPITLSLYEVDNSGATPAVGDLITTVTEDKTIPFRPSANAEECGDNRWYSDVTETCYNGFNTSVTFDGLNELVSNDVIVSIAYNTQSYGAAPLGVNGPYNSLNVSLVNAAPSVGAVETYDEMFWDSTYLGRTPGLTIDTGWASFFGLALEITADSVPAIDPLNEVTVFERDVKPNETSETYTEWHEGQTSDRSTVFADGLHLGIGGPSTVIKGTDLSDPAAVTITRDDLRTLIERASVEVVSGTVTYQVPVFFGNPLAPSFTTLRSTSLSAGSNSFSQADTWATTRPFGDYVAQEEDSLGELIDALFAAASAAGGGVALGGYGVQADSLAVVESIVWDDTRYTFFQPVIEACVPTLGTEVTNLALGGWDFSQTRTQGTNVFTDDGLIVSTFGDAGSPDQRKAAGYVPIDIALSEVGSVELDIADGFTGVRPSLQLGFDADGNGTRDAYLVGEPWVYGGGDWTTEVNGDWADAGFWVTGSNAFGMPGGFGYPGFGTLDEWLIANPEAKITEYGYSLGSGVTGSATIESITVGCVTTPFGFDLETLPAPTTERLFGADRYATAVEVSASVFADGEPDTVFIATGEQFADALSAAPAAASVNAPLLLVPANALPAVVSAELERLSPSTVVIVGGTGVVSTAVENAIEALTFTPTVQRVAGIDRYATSRAIAEEFFTSALNAFVATGLEFPDALAAGPAAAELNGPVVLVPGNQAAVDAATLSVLNGLGTETVYIAGGIGVVTQSIEDQLEALSSVTVNRLSGVDRYATAVEINDAIFTTESVAYLATGLIFADALGGGTAAANQGAPLYISPADCMLPDVLATIVSQGISTIYVLGGPSVLSLDVENLVLCSVD, encoded by the coding sequence GTGACCCGAACACGCCCCTTCGGCGTGCGCGCGCTCAGCAGCATCGCTGCTCTGTCGCTCGCCGCCACCGGCTTGGCTGTCATCGCAGCCAGCCCCGCAGCAGCAGCGCCCGCCGTCGTTTACGACTCGATTCCCGACCCGATGCCGCCCGCCTACTCGAGCCTGGGCTTCCAGGCCACGAGCACGAGCGCGTTCGGCGACTACATCCAGCTGGGCGGTGGCAACCGCATCATCACCGAGGTGACGGTCGGCCTCACCAACTGGTCCTGCGAGAACTGGGAGTCGGGAGCAAATCCCTGCGTGACCACGCCAGGTTCAAGCTTTGATCACCCCATCACGCTCTCGCTCTACGAGGTCGACAACTCAGGGGCGACCCCTGCCGTGGGCGACCTCATCACGACGGTCACCGAAGACAAGACCATTCCGTTCCGTCCGTCGGCGAACGCCGAAGAGTGCGGTGACAACCGCTGGTACAGCGACGTCACGGAGACCTGCTACAACGGCTTCAACACGTCGGTCACCTTTGACGGGCTCAACGAGCTGGTCAGCAACGACGTGATCGTCTCGATCGCCTACAACACGCAGTCGTACGGTGCCGCTCCGTTGGGCGTGAACGGCCCCTACAACTCGCTCAATGTGAGCCTCGTCAACGCGGCTCCGTCTGTCGGCGCGGTCGAGACCTACGACGAGATGTTCTGGGATTCCACCTACCTCGGCCGCACCCCGGGCCTGACCATCGACACAGGCTGGGCCAGCTTCTTCGGGCTCGCGCTCGAGATCACGGCTGACAGTGTTCCCGCGATCGACCCGCTGAACGAGGTCACCGTCTTCGAGCGCGACGTGAAGCCGAACGAGACGTCAGAGACCTACACCGAATGGCACGAGGGCCAGACGAGCGACCGCTCGACCGTTTTCGCGGATGGTCTGCACCTCGGCATCGGAGGTCCGTCGACGGTGATCAAGGGCACAGATCTCAGCGACCCTGCTGCGGTCACGATCACTCGCGACGACCTGCGCACACTCATCGAGCGTGCAAGCGTTGAGGTCGTCAGCGGAACGGTCACGTACCAGGTTCCGGTCTTCTTCGGCAACCCGCTCGCGCCGAGCTTCACGACCCTCCGGTCGACCAGCCTGAGCGCAGGCAGCAACTCGTTCTCGCAGGCCGACACGTGGGCGACCACGCGGCCCTTCGGTGACTACGTCGCGCAAGAGGAGGACTCACTCGGTGAGCTCATCGACGCACTGTTTGCCGCTGCCTCGGCAGCCGGTGGCGGCGTCGCACTCGGCGGTTACGGCGTTCAGGCTGACAGCCTGGCCGTCGTCGAGAGCATCGTCTGGGACGACACGCGCTACACGTTCTTCCAGCCCGTGATCGAGGCGTGCGTGCCGACGCTCGGCACCGAGGTGACCAACCTCGCGCTCGGAGGCTGGGACTTCTCGCAGACCCGCACACAGGGCACGAACGTTTTCACCGACGACGGACTGATCGTCAGCACGTTCGGCGATGCGGGAAGTCCTGACCAGCGCAAGGCGGCCGGCTACGTGCCGATCGACATCGCGCTAAGCGAGGTCGGCAGCGTCGAGCTTGACATCGCTGACGGCTTCACCGGTGTGCGCCCGAGCCTGCAGTTGGGCTTCGATGCCGACGGCAACGGAACCCGCGACGCCTACCTCGTCGGCGAGCCATGGGTGTACGGCGGCGGCGATTGGACCACCGAGGTCAACGGTGACTGGGCAGACGCCGGTTTCTGGGTGACGGGATCGAACGCGTTCGGCATGCCGGGCGGCTTCGGCTACCCCGGGTTCGGCACTCTCGACGAGTGGTTGATCGCCAACCCTGAGGCGAAGATCACCGAGTACGGCTACAGCCTGGGTTCGGGAGTGACCGGTTCGGCGACCATCGAGTCGATTACCGTCGGGTGCGTCACGACCCCGTTCGGCTTTGACCTCGAGACGCTGCCGGCGCCGACGACTGAGCGTCTCTTCGGTGCAGACCGCTACGCCACCGCCGTCGAGGTGTCAGCGTCGGTCTTCGCCGACGGTGAGCCCGACACGGTCTTCATCGCGACCGGTGAGCAGTTCGCTGACGCACTCAGCGCCGCGCCCGCCGCGGCGAGCGTCAATGCGCCGCTGCTGCTCGTGCCGGCCAACGCACTGCCTGCCGTCGTGAGCGCCGAGCTCGAGCGGCTGAGCCCGTCGACCGTCGTCATCGTCGGTGGCACGGGCGTGGTCTCTACCGCGGTCGAGAATGCCATCGAAGCGCTCACGTTCACCCCGACGGTGCAGCGCGTCGCCGGCATCGATCGCTACGCGACCTCGAGGGCGATCGCTGAGGAGTTCTTCACCTCGGCGCTCAACGCGTTCGTGGCGACCGGACTCGAGTTCCCCGACGCGCTCGCCGCAGGACCCGCGGCGGCAGAGCTCAACGGCCCGGTGGTGCTCGTACCCGGCAATCAGGCCGCGGTCGACGCCGCGACCCTGTCGGTGCTGAATGGTCTCGGCACCGAGACCGTCTACATCGCCGGCGGAATCGGGGTGGTCACCCAGAGCATCGAAGATCAGCTCGAGGCACTCTCATCGGTCACGGTCAACCGCCTCTCCGGGGTCGATCGCTACGCCACAGCGGTAGAGATCAATGACGCGATCTTCACGACCGAGTCGGTCGCCTACCTCGCGACAGGGCTGATCTTCGCTGACGCACTCGGCGGCGGAACGGCCGCGGCGAATCAGGGCGCTCCGCTCTACATCTCGCCGGCGGACTGCATGCTGCCCGATGTGCTGGCGACGATCGTGAGTCAAGGCATCTCGACGATCTACGTGCTCGGCGGTCCTTCCGTGCTGAGCCTCGACGTCGAGAACCTCGTGCTCTGCAGCGTCGACTAG
- a CDS encoding SURF1 family protein, producing MTSTAAPGFWQIARRPRWIAALALAFGVAAAFAALGQWQLERSLETAIVDERDTETPVPLNSIAEPQTVMTTEASGRVVTVSGTWVDGDEVVVTGRLSGAGDAGGADSGAEGEPGDWVLRHLVTENGASLAVAAGFVEPGASIPNLPSGAQDLTGRYVPSESPQVSDFEAGERSTIAVAELINLWSDVDTVYSGYLVLETPPPGLEAIAAPPPTADVSLNLLNLFYAIEWVIFGGFAVYLWWRLVKDEQEKLGLAAAGSSPEPSPQPAPID from the coding sequence ATGACGTCGACCGCTGCGCCGGGCTTCTGGCAGATCGCCCGGCGGCCGCGCTGGATCGCCGCGCTCGCGCTCGCCTTCGGCGTCGCGGCCGCGTTTGCCGCACTCGGCCAGTGGCAGCTCGAGCGCTCGCTCGAGACGGCCATCGTCGACGAGCGCGACACCGAGACTCCCGTGCCGCTCAACTCGATCGCCGAGCCGCAGACGGTCATGACGACCGAGGCCAGTGGCCGCGTCGTCACGGTGTCGGGCACCTGGGTCGACGGCGACGAGGTCGTCGTGACCGGGCGCCTGAGCGGAGCCGGCGATGCTGGCGGGGCAGACTCCGGTGCGGAGGGCGAGCCGGGTGACTGGGTGCTGCGGCACCTCGTGACCGAGAACGGCGCGAGTCTCGCCGTGGCTGCGGGATTCGTGGAGCCCGGGGCGAGCATCCCGAACCTGCCGAGCGGTGCGCAGGATCTGACCGGCCGGTACGTTCCGAGCGAGTCGCCGCAAGTGAGCGACTTCGAAGCGGGTGAGCGCTCGACGATCGCTGTTGCTGAGCTGATCAACCTCTGGAGCGACGTCGACACCGTGTACTCCGGGTACCTCGTGCTCGAGACGCCGCCGCCGGGTCTCGAGGCGATCGCCGCCCCTCCACCGACGGCCGACGTGTCGCTCAACCTGCTCAACCTCTTCTACGCGATCGAGTGGGTCATCTTCGGAGGCTTCGCGGTCTACCTGTGGTGGCGTCTCGTGAAGGATGAGCAGGAGAAGCTCGGGCTCGCCGCGGCAGGGTCGTCACCCGAGCCGAGCCCTCAGCCCGCGCCCATAGACTGA
- a CDS encoding ATP-dependent helicase has protein sequence MSTPASASLADADPLLDGLNPQQRTAVLSRSKALLIVAGAGSGKTAVLTRRVARLIRDRELWPSQILAITFTNKAAAEMRERVELLVGREAAQGMWISTFHSACVRILRREAEQFGFGAAFTIYDSADSRALIKRLVKDMQADTLGFTVSGVAGKISRLKNELIDAEGYSRQLNPNDPTEVMFLELFRRYSAELRRANAFDFDDLIAQTVYLFRAFPKVAALYQRRFRHILIDEYQDTNHAQYALIRELTRPVEPQHVPADTRVELEPDGGISAASLTVVGDSDQSIYAFRGADIRNIVEFERDFSGAEVVLLEQNYRSTQTILDAANAVIANNFDRIAKNLFTAVGAGDKIVGFTGYSQHDEAQFVADEIQTLHEAGTPYSQIAVFYRTNAQTRALEEIFIRSAIPYRVLGGTKFYERAEIKDMMAYLIAVANPADGLAMRRILNTPKRGIGPATETALANHADELGGTMHDALRDAAALGLGPKVTGAILDLAGLLDEVSEKIETMPVPDALTTIIERTKYLELLRGSRDPQDEARAENVEELVAVTREFQKNNPEGRLIDFLTEVALVAAADDLDDSSGTVSLMTLHTAKGLEYDAVFITGVEENLLPHQMSAAEPGGPAEERRLFYVGITRARKKLHLSLAMTRSTFGDTTVSSPSRYLQEIPTELIDWRDSPGMGTRSTTRSIGAGRDRFSYGTSLPAGKPKTEWANRVTATVRDNGDLTLAVGDRIRHVDFGDGSVSAVTGVGPKSIAEVQFDTAGRKRLLVKISPIEKL, from the coding sequence ATGAGCACCCCTGCCAGCGCCTCTCTCGCCGATGCTGATCCGCTGCTCGACGGGCTGAACCCGCAGCAGCGCACGGCCGTGCTCAGCCGCTCGAAGGCGCTGCTCATCGTCGCGGGCGCGGGGTCGGGCAAGACCGCCGTGCTGACGCGGCGCGTCGCTCGGCTCATTCGCGATCGCGAGCTCTGGCCGAGCCAGATTCTCGCCATCACCTTCACCAACAAGGCGGCGGCCGAGATGCGCGAACGCGTCGAACTGCTCGTCGGCCGCGAAGCAGCCCAGGGCATGTGGATCTCGACGTTCCACTCGGCCTGCGTGCGCATTCTGCGCCGCGAGGCCGAGCAGTTCGGGTTCGGCGCGGCCTTCACGATCTACGACTCGGCCGACTCGCGCGCGCTCATCAAGCGCCTCGTGAAAGACATGCAGGCCGACACCTTGGGCTTCACGGTGAGCGGGGTCGCGGGCAAGATCTCGCGGCTCAAGAACGAGCTCATCGATGCCGAGGGCTACAGCCGCCAGCTCAACCCGAACGACCCGACCGAGGTCATGTTCCTCGAGCTGTTCCGCCGCTACAGCGCCGAGCTGCGCCGGGCGAACGCGTTCGACTTCGATGACCTCATCGCGCAGACGGTCTACCTCTTCCGGGCGTTCCCGAAAGTCGCGGCGCTCTACCAGCGCAGGTTCCGTCACATTCTCATCGACGAGTACCAAGACACGAACCACGCGCAGTACGCGCTCATCCGCGAGCTCACCCGCCCGGTCGAGCCGCAGCACGTACCGGCCGATACGCGCGTCGAGCTGGAACCCGACGGCGGCATATCCGCGGCCAGCCTCACGGTCGTGGGCGATTCCGACCAGTCGATCTACGCCTTCCGGGGTGCCGACATTCGCAACATCGTCGAGTTCGAACGCGACTTCAGTGGCGCCGAGGTCGTGCTGCTCGAGCAGAATTACCGCTCGACGCAGACGATTCTCGATGCCGCCAACGCGGTCATCGCGAACAACTTCGACCGCATCGCGAAGAACCTCTTCACCGCCGTCGGCGCGGGCGACAAGATCGTCGGCTTCACCGGGTACAGCCAGCACGATGAAGCTCAGTTCGTCGCCGATGAGATTCAGACCCTGCACGAGGCCGGAACCCCCTACAGCCAGATCGCGGTGTTCTACCGAACCAACGCTCAGACGCGAGCGCTCGAAGAGATCTTCATCCGCTCTGCCATTCCGTACCGAGTGCTCGGCGGCACGAAGTTCTACGAGCGGGCCGAGATCAAAGACATGATGGCGTATCTCATCGCCGTCGCGAACCCGGCCGACGGCCTCGCGATGCGGCGCATCCTGAACACCCCGAAGCGCGGCATCGGGCCCGCGACCGAGACGGCGCTCGCCAACCATGCCGACGAGCTCGGCGGCACGATGCACGACGCGCTGCGCGACGCCGCCGCCCTGGGCCTCGGGCCCAAGGTGACGGGCGCGATTCTCGATCTCGCAGGCCTGCTCGACGAGGTCTCAGAGAAGATCGAGACGATGCCGGTGCCGGATGCCCTCACGACGATCATCGAGCGCACGAAGTATCTCGAGCTCTTGCGCGGCAGCCGCGACCCGCAAGACGAGGCGCGCGCCGAGAACGTCGAAGAGCTCGTGGCAGTCACTCGCGAGTTTCAGAAGAACAACCCCGAGGGTCGACTGATCGACTTTCTCACCGAGGTGGCGCTCGTCGCCGCGGCCGACGACCTCGACGACTCGAGCGGCACGGTCTCGCTCATGACGCTGCACACCGCGAAGGGGCTCGAGTACGACGCTGTCTTCATCACCGGGGTCGAAGAGAACCTGCTGCCGCACCAGATGAGCGCTGCTGAGCCGGGTGGCCCCGCCGAAGAGCGGCGGCTCTTCTACGTGGGCATCACGCGCGCGCGCAAGAAGCTGCACCTGAGCCTGGCGATGACGCGGTCGACCTTCGGCGACACGACCGTCTCGAGCCCGAGCCGATACCTGCAAGAGATTCCGACCGAGCTCATCGACTGGCGCGACTCGCCCGGCATGGGCACGCGCTCAACCACCCGCAGCATCGGTGCGGGTCGTGACCGGTTCAGCTACGGAACCTCGCTGCCGGCGGGCAAGCCCAAGACCGAGTGGGCGAACCGCGTCACGGCGACCGTGCGCGACAACGGCGACCTCACGCTCGCGGTCGGCGACCGCATCCGCCACGTCGACTTCGGCGACGGCAGTGTGAGCGCCGTCACGGGCGTCGGGCCCAAGAGCATCGCCGAAGTGCAGTTCGACACGGCCGGGCGCAAGCGCCTGCTCGTCAAGATCAGTCCGATCGAAAAGCTGTAG